One Halictus rubicundus isolate RS-2024b chromosome 10, iyHalRubi1_principal, whole genome shotgun sequence genomic window carries:
- the LOC143358307 gene encoding NADH dehydrogenase [ubiquinone] 1 alpha subcomplex assembly factor 2, protein MSRKERGVMKLIWNCFINSMKPNLNRTKLIGEDRYGTKYYETPVASKSSRKKPTRYFEAVNKDDFDPEMPAEWESWLRYRRNEPPTPEELERNYQIAMSKKEKAAEIAAKYGSANSEKSQVYIDSKERKPFPEYDEYKNK, encoded by the coding sequence ATGTCTAGAAAAGAACGAGGCGTGATGAAATTGATTTGGAATTGTTTCATTAACTCTATGAAACCCAACCTCAATCGTACTAAATTGATAGGCGAAGATCGTTATGGTACCAAGTACTATGAAACACCAGTAGCTAGTAAATCGTCACGGAAAAAACCAACACGTTACTTCGAAGCTGTGAACAAAGACGATTTCGATCCAGAAATGCCTGCGGAATGGGAATCTTGGTTGAGATATCGTAGAAACGAGCCACCGACGCCGGAAGAACTAGAAAGGAATTATCAGATAGCAATGAGTAAAAAGGAAAAAGCTGCAGAAATAGCAGCCAAATATGGAAGTGCCAATTCAGAAAAATCTCAAGTGTACATTGACAGCAAAGAACGAAAACCGTTCCCCGAGTACGACGaatataaaaataagtaa
- the Hfp gene encoding poly(U)-binding-splicing factor hfp isoform X3 yields MILILILQLYLILTFFVGNASDFLPGPIYDLNQIGQVVAGPGAKYLTLPGILGAGLPKITSEQQDTVNRAKKYAMEQSIKMVLMKQTLAHQQQQMASQRNQVQRQQALALMCRVYVGSISFELKEDTIRQAFLPFGPIKSINMSWDPVTQKHKGFAFVEYEIPEAAQLALEQMNGVMIGGRNIKVVGRPSNMPQAQSVIDEITEESKHYNRIYIASIHQDLTEDDIKSVFEAFGPITYCKLAQGSSPHRHKGYGFIEYETMQAALEAIASMNLFDLGGQYLRVGRAITPPNALMGPPSGTSMMPTAAAVAAAAATAKIQAMDAVASNAVALGLTKLGAAAPPILNQALPGIVRPTLAPATMMAPPTIATVAPVIPPPGIAIPQALTRPPAIIQPIPGQPVVIPPPAVVAPTIVGTPVIPVTTTTNSDIMRRAQEQAAHQKQQEELQKKLLEETEPQTLQQQENMSIKGQSARHLVMQKLMRKVESRVVILRNMVAPEDVDESLQEEIQDECSKFGVVERVIIYNERQSEDDEDAEVIVKIFVEFSQMSEAERARDSLNGRYFGGRLVKGELYDQALFDNNDFSG; encoded by the exons ATGAtactaattttaatattacaatTATATCTAATACTAACTTTCTTCGTAGGAAATGCATCAGACTTCTTGCCAGGCCCTATATATGATCTTAATCAAATCGGACAAGTTGTTGCTG GACCTGGAGCTAAGTATCTTACATTACCTGGCATTCTAGGTGCAGGTCTCCCAAAAATTACATCCGAACAGCAGGATACAGTAAATAGAGCAAAGAAATATGCCATGGAACAAAGCATCAAAATGGTTTTAATGAAACAGACACTGGCGCATCAACAGCAG CAAATGGCTAGTCAACGGAATCAGGTGCAGAGACAGCAGGCTCTCGCCCTCATGTGCAG GGTATATGTGGGCAGCATCAGTTTCGAATTGAAAGAGGACACGATTAGGCAAGCTTTCTTGCCTTTTGGTCCTATAAAATCAATCAACATGTCTTGGGATCCTGTTACCCAGAAGCACAAAGGATTTGCATTCGTCGAATACGAGATACCTGAAGCAGCACAACTTGCTTTGGAACAGATGAATGGTGTCATGATTGGTGGACGTAACATCAAG GTTGTCGGGCGACCATCAAACATGCCGCAAGCTCAATCGGTCATAGACGAAATTACCGAGGAGAGTAAACATTATAATCGCATTTACATCGCGTCTATACATCAAGACTTAACGGAGGACGATATTAAATCGGTATTCGAAGCTTTTGGTCCTATTACCTACTGCAAATTAGCGCAAGGTAGTTCACCTCATCGTCACAAAGGATACGGTTTCATCGAGTACGAAACGATGCAAGCTGCATTGGAGGCTATCGCATCGATGAATCTGTTCGATCTCGGTGGCCAGTACTTGCGAGTAGGCAGAGCTATCACACCGCCGAATGCTCTTATGGGACCACCGAGTGGAACGAGTATGATGCCTACTGCAGCGGCAGTGGCAGCAGCCGCTGCAACCGCCAAGATTCAAGCAATGGATGCAGTGGCTAGTAACGCGGTAGCTCTAGGACTAACTAAGCTCGGAGCAGCTGCTCCCCCGATTCTGAATCAAG CTTTGCCCGGTATAGTGAGACCCACTCTTGCTCCCGCCACGATGATGGCGCCACCAACTATAGCAACAGTAGCTCCAGTCATTCCTCCGCCCGGTATAGCTATACCACAGGCTCTAACCAGACCACCAGCAATCATTCAACCGATACCTGGTCAACCGGTTGTTATACCGCCACCAGCGGTCGTAGCTCCAACAATAGTGGGTACTCCGGTT ATACCAGTCACGACTACCACAAATTCCGACATAATGAGGCGAGCGCAGGAACAAGCGGCTCATCAAAAACAGCAAGAGGAACTGCAGAAGAAGTTATTGGAGGAAACGGAACCTCAGACGCTGCAACAACAGGAAAATATGTCGATCAAAGGACAAAGCGCGCGTCATCTCGTCATGCAGAAGCTTATGCGCAAAGTCGAATCCCGAGTTGTTATCTTGAGAAACATGGTGGCACCGGAAGACGTCGACGAAAGTTTACAAGAAGAAATCCAGGATGAGTGTTCGAAATTCGGTGTTGTGGAAAGAGTTATTATTTATAACGAGCGACAGTCCGAAGACGACGAGGATGCGGAAGTTATCGTGAAGATTTTCGTCGAATTCTCACAAATGAGTG AAGCGGAACGTGCAAGGGATTCTTTGAATGGTCGCTATTTCGGTGGACGATTAGTAAAAGGAGAGCTGTATGATCAAGCTCTATTCGATAATAACGACTTTTCAGGTTGA